GCACGTTCCAGGCCGCGAAGGCGAGCACCCCTGCGGTCGGTTCCGGTGCGCCGGGAGCACGGTTCCCTCGCGGCCAGCAGGCGACGGCGAACACGGTGTACCCGACCGCCAGCGGCAGCAGTACGAGGGGCTCGAGCCGGGCGACGCACGCTGCGACGAGCAATCCGAGGGCGAGCAGGCTCGTGACCGTGTCCCACAGTGCGACGCGTGGCGCCCGGTCGTACCCGAGTTGCGCTCCGCGGGCGTAGCAGTACAGGCCGTACCCGACCACGACCCCGACCCCGCCGACGACCATGCCCGGGCTCGCTCCCCAGGCGAGCGCGACCGGCACGGTCACGGCGGCGAGCACGGCGCTCGACACCGCCATCGAGGCCCCGAGCAGCCGGTTCACCGCGGCGTCCGAGCGACGACCGCGCAGTGCGATCGCCAGCACCCTCGACGCGGTGTTCCCCGCGGCGTTCGGCCAGAGCAGCGCGGTGAAGACCGACAGGGAGAGCAGGGCGGTGGTCTGCCCGAGGGTCTCGGTGCCGAACACCCGGCCGACGACGACGGTGACGAGCAGCTTCGCGAGCCCCTGCACGCCGATGCCGACGGTGGCGAGCAGCGCCGACGACGCGACGCGCCCGTGCCCGTCCGCGTGCCCGCCCGTGTGCCCGCTCACCGCGCCAGCGCCTGTTCGACCCAGCCCCGACGGTGCGCCCGCACCCCGAGGGTCACCGCCCGGACGCCGATGTAGCCGAGCGCGAAGGCCGCCCAGAGCCCGGCGAGCGTCCCGCCGACCCACCAGAGCAGCGGCAGGTACACGACCAGGTTCACGAGCCCGGCGACGGCGAGGTAGCGCGCGTCCCCAGCACCGATGAGCACGCCGTCGAGCACGAACACGTAGCCGGCGACGGGCATCCCGACGGCGATGAGGACGAGCACGAGCGGCAGGGCCGAGCGCACCGCGGCGGAGTCGGAGAAGACCGGTCCGAGCAGTCCGCTCACCGCGAGGGTCAGCACCCCGAGCAGTGCCCCGCCGACGATGCCGAGCAGCACGAGCCGGCTCGTGACCAGCCGCACCCGGTCGGGGTCGCGCGCGCCGAGCCCGTGGCCGACGAGCGCCTGCCCGGCGATCGCCAGGGCGTCGAGTGCGAAGGCCAGGGTCGAGAACACCGTGAGACCGACCTGGGTCGTCGCCAGGCCGGTCGTGCCCAGGCCCGAGGCGGTCGCCACGGTCGCGAGCATCGCCACGCGCAACGACGCCGTGCGCAGGAACAGCCACGCCCCGGACCGGAGCGCCCGGACGACGCCGGACGCGCCCGGTCGCAGCGGTGCACCCGATGCCCGGGCCGCACGCACGGCGATCACGACGTACACGGCGGCCATCGCCCACTGCACGATCACGGTGCCGGCGGCGGACCCCTCGACGCCCCAGCCGGCGCCGTAGATGAGCACGGCGTTGAGCAGCCCGTTCGCCACGAAGCCGATCGTCGCCACGACGAGGGGTGTCCGCGTGTCCTGCAGGCCCCGCAGCAGTCCGGTCGAGGCCGTCACGACCAGGATCCCGGGGAGCCCGATCAGCGACACCGTCAGGTACGCGGTCGCCGCGGTCGAGACCTCCGCCGAGGCGCCGAACAGCTCGACGAGCGGTCCGGCGAGCGGCCAGCCGACGAGTGCGAGCACGACACCGAGTCCGAGCGCGAGCCACATGCCGTCGATGCCGGCGTGCACCGCTCCGCGACGGTCGCCGCCGCCCAGCGCCCGGGCCACCGCGGGGGTCGTCGAGTACGCCAGGAAGACGAGCAGTCCGGTCACCGTCTGCAGCACGACGCTCG
The sequence above is drawn from the Curtobacterium sp. MR_MD2014 genome and encodes:
- a CDS encoding lipopolysaccharide biosynthesis protein, whose product is MSGHTGGHADGHGRVASSALLATVGIGVQGLAKLLVTVVVGRVFGTETLGQTTALLSLSVFTALLWPNAAGNTASRVLAIALRGRRSDAAVNRLLGASMAVSSAVLAAVTVPVALAWGASPGMVVGGVGVVVGYGLYCYARGAQLGYDRAPRVALWDTVTSLLALGLLVAACVARLEPLVLLPLAVGYTVFAVACWPRGNRAPGAPEPTAGVLAFAAWNVLAVVTSNGLLQLTMISAQVSVSAHEAGVYAAAFTLATPASMVGQALGQVLVPAFAHRSDGGSLRARGVLLLVGGFTGGTAVVFGLVAWLAGWFLPLVYPAEGAEAVSDLRYLMVGVWVFTVGLVPAALLLASGRSRQVALASVAGFVVGVVLMAVLAPTWGVAGGSTGFLVGSAVNLVAVVVLGLRGPRAGGVR
- a CDS encoding MATE family efflux transporter, whose protein sequence is MPRPTSPAATTERRSVDRDIVRLALPALGALVVEPLFLLTDTALVGHLGATALAAVGLASVVLQTVTGLLVFLAYSTTPAVARALGGGDRRGAVHAGIDGMWLALGLGVVLALVGWPLAGPLVELFGASAEVSTAATAYLTVSLIGLPGILVVTASTGLLRGLQDTRTPLVVATIGFVANGLLNAVLIYGAGWGVEGSAAGTVIVQWAMAAVYVVIAVRAARASGAPLRPGASGVVRALRSGAWLFLRTASLRVAMLATVATASGLGTTGLATTQVGLTVFSTLAFALDALAIAGQALVGHGLGARDPDRVRLVTSRLVLLGIVGGALLGVLTLAVSGLLGPVFSDSAAVRSALPLVLVLIAVGMPVAGYVFVLDGVLIGAGDARYLAVAGLVNLVVYLPLLWWVGGTLAGLWAAFALGYIGVRAVTLGVRAHRRGWVEQALAR